The Sphingobium sp. JS3065 genome includes a region encoding these proteins:
- a CDS encoding TetR/AcrR family transcriptional regulator, which translates to MTGKRHKPIRNLSPSSPPAPPGPSNEYCMQTSPKPSTRRSQTVRRQESWRKLVRAAVLLIAEKGVGATTFQAIGAKSGYSASLVTERFGSKRGLTEAVIAYLQEELDHMIGHVERKRVSGLEALLRYVEVWLAELAHNPERRAHFMLLSASVSDPSDLHSIFAAAHGRVRERLGNLVERGRSDGSIKASIVADAAALMIGAIQLGLSIQFLVDPAMDLDADGRNIIDTLRGSLAAETKPD; encoded by the coding sequence ATGACCGGGAAGCGGCATAAACCTATTAGAAACTTGTCGCCAAGCAGCCCGCCCGCGCCGCCAGGACCATCCAACGAGTATTGCATGCAGACATCCCCAAAACCATCGACCCGCCGCTCCCAAACCGTACGCAGGCAGGAATCATGGCGGAAACTGGTCCGCGCGGCGGTATTGCTGATCGCAGAGAAAGGCGTCGGCGCGACGACTTTCCAGGCGATCGGGGCTAAATCCGGATACAGCGCCAGCCTGGTCACGGAACGGTTCGGGTCCAAGCGCGGATTGACCGAGGCGGTCATCGCCTACCTTCAGGAAGAACTCGATCATATGATCGGGCATGTCGAACGCAAGCGAGTGTCAGGCCTTGAAGCTCTGCTGCGCTATGTTGAAGTGTGGTTGGCCGAGCTGGCGCACAACCCGGAACGCCGTGCACATTTCATGCTATTGTCGGCGTCAGTTTCGGACCCTTCGGATCTTCACTCTATTTTCGCCGCCGCACATGGAAGGGTTCGGGAGAGATTGGGCAATCTGGTCGAGCGGGGCCGGTCGGATGGCAGCATCAAGGCTTCGATCGTCGCCGATGCCGCGGCCTTGATGATTGGTGCTATCCAACTGGGCCTTTCGATACAGTTTCTGGTCGACCCAGCCATGGACCTCGACGCTGATGGTCGAAATATCATCGATACATTGCGGGGAAGCCTGGCGGCCGAGACGAAACCCGATTGA
- a CDS encoding NAD(P)-dependent alcohol dehydrogenase, whose protein sequence is MKVVAAVTPSTGAQFSVETVELDEPRADEILVRIMAAGVCHTDLVARDGVMPITMPAVLGHEGAGVVVRVGDAVTKVKEGDRVALTFRSCGGCARCKAGEPAYCATMPALNYVGQRADGSKAISRDGERISSNFFGQSSFATHALAYERNVVVLPDDIPFELAAPLGCGVQTGVGSILRALACPAGSSLLIAGGGAVGLSAVMGAAIQGCHPIIVVEINEERRRLALKLGATHAIDPMAQEDLTDAVRAIVPAGIDFVLDTTGRPQVLEAGFMSLAPRGVFGFVGVAPPNTKPPGIIGRMVMFGLTLRGIIEGDSDPDEFIPQLVQYWREGRLPLEKLVQLFPFSDINDAVQAQHAGECVKVVLALNE, encoded by the coding sequence TTGAAGGTCGTCGCCGCCGTGACCCCATCGACGGGTGCGCAGTTCAGTGTCGAAACGGTCGAGCTTGACGAGCCTCGCGCCGATGAAATCCTCGTGCGGATCATGGCGGCGGGGGTTTGCCATACGGACCTTGTCGCCCGCGACGGCGTGATGCCGATCACCATGCCGGCCGTGCTGGGGCATGAGGGCGCTGGAGTCGTTGTCAGGGTCGGCGATGCGGTCACCAAGGTGAAGGAGGGGGACCGCGTCGCGCTGACCTTCCGCTCATGCGGTGGCTGCGCTCGTTGCAAGGCGGGCGAGCCGGCCTATTGCGCCACCATGCCGGCTTTGAATTATGTCGGGCAGCGGGCGGACGGCTCCAAGGCGATCTCCCGCGACGGGGAGCGCATCTCGTCGAACTTCTTCGGCCAGTCTTCTTTCGCGACCCACGCATTGGCCTATGAACGTAATGTCGTCGTGTTGCCGGACGATATTCCGTTTGAATTGGCGGCGCCGCTTGGCTGCGGCGTGCAGACCGGTGTCGGCAGCATCTTGCGCGCCCTGGCATGTCCGGCAGGATCGTCGCTGCTGATCGCTGGCGGCGGCGCTGTGGGACTGTCGGCCGTCATGGGAGCGGCGATACAGGGCTGCCATCCGATCATCGTGGTCGAGATCAATGAAGAGCGGCGCCGACTGGCTCTGAAACTGGGCGCCACCCATGCCATTGACCCAATGGCGCAGGAGGATCTGACGGACGCTGTCAGGGCCATTGTTCCGGCCGGCATCGACTTCGTTCTGGACACGACCGGACGCCCACAGGTTCTGGAGGCCGGTTTCATGTCGTTGGCGCCCAGAGGCGTGTTCGGCTTCGTCGGGGTCGCGCCGCCGAATACGAAGCCGCCAGGCATCATTGGCCGGATGGTGATGTTCGGCCTTACGCTGCGGGGCATCATAGAGGGCGACAGCGACCCTGACGAGTTCATTCCGCAACTCGTGCAATATTGGCGGGAGGGGCGTCTGCCGCTCGAAAAGCTGGTTCAGCTGTTCCCCTTTTCGGACATCAACGATGCAGTACAGGCGCAACATGCAGGTGAGTGCGTCAAGGTAGTTCTGGCGCTAAACGAATAA